A part of [Limnothrix rosea] IAM M-220 genomic DNA contains:
- a CDS encoding TldD/PmbA family protein, giving the protein MSRELAKYKDQLTEFIARYRQRADFLSIRLEQSEGSSILLRNNTIETLSENTSLGGQVRVCHRGGWGFAAFNNLDDLQLRIEEAIAAARLIGDDETLLAAVEPIEAVCRLPLTGTDPRQVSLQRKKDLCDRYNEMLKSYGDKITSTTVRYGDSTQNILLATSEGTLIEQSWADMEMRFAAVAKNGDTVQTGRETTGSRKAFEDLEHLDDQIIGAAQRATNSLTLPTVKGGTYTVVIDPILTGLFVHEAFGHLSEADMAYENPDLLETMSMGRKFGSKDLQIFDGAAPEGHRGSYIYDDEGVPASTTQLIKNGELVGRLHSRETAGRLDEKPTGNARCLNYHYPPIVRMTNTWIERGDTPLADLPTDIKEGVYAKNWLGGMTNGEMFTFSAGEAWMIRNGELAEPVKDVTLSGNVFKTLNNIEAIADDFYWDESGGCGKGGQSGLPVGCGGPSLRIRNVIIGGDAA; this is encoded by the coding sequence ATGTCTCGAGAGTTGGCTAAATACAAAGATCAGTTAACGGAATTTATTGCGCGGTATCGCCAGAGGGCAGATTTTCTATCGATTCGTTTAGAGCAATCGGAAGGTAGTAGTATTTTGCTCCGCAATAACACCATTGAAACATTGAGTGAAAATACGTCCCTTGGTGGCCAAGTGCGGGTTTGCCACAGGGGAGGCTGGGGATTTGCGGCATTTAATAATCTCGATGATTTGCAGCTTCGCATTGAAGAGGCGATCGCCGCCGCTCGGCTCATTGGCGATGATGAAACGCTTTTGGCCGCTGTTGAGCCCATTGAAGCAGTTTGTCGTTTGCCGCTAACTGGCACTGACCCAAGACAGGTATCTTTACAGCGCAAAAAAGACCTCTGCGATCGCTACAACGAAATGTTAAAGAGTTATGGCGACAAAATTACGAGCACCACAGTGCGTTACGGTGACAGCACCCAAAATATCCTGCTCGCCACCTCAGAAGGAACACTAATTGAGCAATCGTGGGCTGATATGGAAATGCGTTTTGCCGCCGTTGCCAAAAATGGCGATACCGTTCAAACAGGGAGAGAAACCACAGGTTCCCGTAAAGCCTTTGAAGACTTAGAACATTTAGACGACCAAATTATCGGCGCAGCCCAGCGAGCGACAAACTCCCTTACCCTACCGACCGTTAAAGGCGGAACCTATACCGTCGTTATCGATCCGATTTTGACCGGGCTGTTTGTCCATGAAGCCTTTGGGCATTTATCAGAAGCAGATATGGCCTATGAAAATCCAGATCTCCTTGAAACAATGAGCATGGGGCGTAAATTTGGTAGTAAAGACCTACAAATTTTTGATGGCGCTGCCCCCGAAGGCCACCGGGGTAGTTATATATACGACGATGAAGGCGTACCAGCCTCAACAACACAACTCATTAAAAACGGTGAATTAGTGGGACGACTTCATTCCCGCGAAACAGCCGGCAGGCTTGACGAAAAGCCAACGGGTAATGCCCGCTGCTTAAATTATCATTACCCACCGATTGTGCGTATGACAAATACATGGATTGAACGAGGCGACACTCCCCTAGCGGATTTACCAACAGACATTAAAGAAGGCGTTTACGCCAAAAATTGGCTCGGTGGTATGACCAATGGCGAAATGTTTACCTTTAGTGCAGGGGAAGCTTGGATGATCCGTAATGGTGAGCTTGCGGAACCAGTTAAAGATGTCACGCTATCCGGCAATGTGTTTAAAACGCTCAATAATATTGAGGCGATCGCCGACGATTTTTATTGGGACGAATCCGGCGGTTGCGGCAAAGGTGGCCAAAGCGGCTTACCCGTTGGCTGCGGTGGCCCTTCCCTGAGAATTCGTAATGTCATTATTGGCGGCGACGCAGCATGA
- a CDS encoding diguanylate cyclase domain-containing protein yields the protein MTIEQPLSPNKHLILIVDDDPIIRRLIRFAMEKEGYEVVEAANGEAGLELFWQRIPDIVLLDFMMPVMNGIEFCQKLQQVKTPTVSNASVRHHSLKSSHNDASVLNSAYFFAEDLDQPDQLFNTISRTPILMITGLEDPHSVTQAFDAGATDFITKPINWAILKQRVKHLLNQAKLYQRLEATNEQLQRLAAIDPLTQLANRRVFDLVFKRQWRLMLRHQTPFSLIFADIDYFKRFNDLYGHQAGDHCLFEVAQAIAAQVRRPTDLVARYGGEEIIVLLPETNYQGAEIIADKIQNSVRSLQIPHEKSEVSPYVTVSLGVASIEKPAHHQTISHFLEVADQALYEAKARGRNCTVGKLVTLD from the coding sequence ATGACTATCGAGCAACCATTGTCGCCAAATAAGCATCTCATCCTCATCGTCGATGATGATCCAATCATACGTCGCTTGATTCGTTTCGCCATGGAGAAAGAAGGTTACGAAGTCGTAGAAGCCGCGAATGGTGAAGCCGGTTTAGAACTATTTTGGCAACGCATACCCGATATTGTGCTGCTCGATTTTATGATGCCAGTCATGAATGGCATTGAGTTTTGCCAGAAGCTACAGCAAGTAAAAACGCCCACTGTTTCGAATGCTTCTGTGCGTCATCACTCCCTAAAGAGTTCCCACAACGACGCTAGTGTTCTTAATTCGGCTTATTTCTTTGCGGAGGATTTAGACCAGCCAGACCAACTTTTTAATACGATTAGTCGCACGCCTATTTTGATGATTACGGGGCTAGAAGATCCTCATTCTGTGACCCAAGCCTTTGATGCTGGAGCAACGGATTTTATTACTAAGCCGATTAATTGGGCAATTTTAAAGCAGCGGGTCAAACATTTATTAAACCAAGCCAAGCTATATCAACGTTTGGAAGCAACCAATGAGCAGCTACAGCGCTTGGCCGCTATTGATCCCCTAACGCAATTAGCGAATCGCCGGGTCTTTGATTTAGTTTTTAAACGGCAGTGGCGATTGATGCTCAGACACCAAACGCCGTTTTCGTTGATTTTTGCTGATATTGACTACTTTAAGCGTTTTAATGATCTGTATGGTCACCAAGCTGGGGATCATTGTTTATTTGAAGTGGCTCAGGCGATCGCCGCTCAAGTGAGACGGCCGACCGATTTAGTTGCCCGGTACGGCGGGGAAGAAATTATTGTTTTATTACCAGAAACAAATTACCAGGGAGCAGAGATCATTGCCGACAAAATTCAAAATAGCGTGCGTTCGTTACAGATACCCCATGAAAAATCGGAAGTTTCGCCCTATGTCACAGTGAGTCTTGGGGTGGCTTCCATTGAAAAACCGGCACATCACCAAACGATTTCCCATTTTTTAGAGGTTGCCGATCAGGCGTTATACGAAGCAAAGGCAAGGGGACGTAATTGCACTGTGGGTAAGCTCGTTACTCTGGATTGA
- a CDS encoding ribonuclease Z, whose protein sequence is MEITFLGTSSGVPTRARNVSSVALRLPQRAEAWLFDCGEGTQHQLLRSDLRSSQISRIFVTHMHGDHIFGLMGLIASMGLAGNAQPIYVYGPAGLKDYLRACEQYSHMRIGDRLRIHQSQPGVVFEDDQFIVRCLPLKHRVTAFGYRVEEKDRPGRFNVEKAQKLGIPPGKIYGELKKGKVVTLDDGRIINGAELCGDREVGRKMVYCTDTVFCDAAVELSHDADVLIHEATFAHKDSDMAFDRMHSTSTMAAQVALLAQAKKLIMTHFSPRYMPGNPITLDNLLEEARAIFPNTIMARDFFSYAIKRRTV, encoded by the coding sequence ATGGAAATCACATTTTTAGGAACCAGTTCGGGTGTCCCAACTCGGGCGCGGAATGTCTCCAGTGTGGCTCTGCGGTTACCCCAGCGGGCAGAAGCATGGCTATTTGACTGTGGTGAAGGGACGCAACACCAACTGCTCCGTAGCGATCTTCGTTCTTCTCAAATTAGTCGTATCTTCGTCACCCATATGCATGGTGATCATATTTTTGGGTTGATGGGTTTAATTGCCAGCATGGGTCTGGCCGGCAATGCTCAACCGATTTATGTCTATGGCCCTGCGGGTTTGAAGGACTATTTACGAGCCTGTGAACAGTATTCCCACATGCGCATCGGCGATCGCCTGCGCATTCACCAATCACAGCCCGGTGTTGTCTTTGAAGATGACCAGTTTATCGTGCGGTGTCTCCCCCTAAAGCATCGAGTGACCGCCTTTGGGTATCGCGTCGAAGAAAAAGATCGCCCCGGTCGCTTTAATGTCGAAAAGGCTCAAAAACTGGGGATTCCCCCCGGCAAAATTTACGGTGAGCTCAAAAAAGGTAAGGTGGTCACCCTCGATGACGGACGCATTATTAATGGTGCCGAACTGTGTGGCGATCGCGAAGTCGGCCGGAAAATGGTCTATTGCACCGACACCGTTTTCTGTGATGCGGCGGTGGAGTTGTCCCACGATGCAGATGTTTTAATTCACGAGGCCACTTTTGCCCATAAAGACTCGGACATGGCCTTTGACCGGATGCATTCTACTTCTACTATGGCGGCTCAGGTTGCTTTACTTGCCCAAGCGAAAAAACTCATTATGACCCACTTTAGTCCGCGCTATATGCCGGGTAATCCCATCACTCTAGATAATTTACTGGAGGAGGCACGGGCTATTTTTCCAAACACGATTATGGCAAGGGATTTCTTTTCTTACGCCATCAAACGTCGAACAGTATAG
- a CDS encoding iron uptake porin, with protein sequence MTTFWKSLSIASAALSVTVAGAAQAAPNNEVLDQINSYSQEGSSDIAQVNSVFQLRDVAPSDWAFDALRNLVEKYNCIVGYPDGTFRGNRPLSRYEFAAGLNACMQQIERLIVGGGTDVDAADITRLRALVQEFEAELATLGARVDDIEGRVEFLEDNQFSTTTKLNGEVIFGLNDSFGDTNALDGSDDDTTETIFNNRVRLTLETSFTGNDTLITRLTAGNATTLAPAGSGVGTQTYEGLSDNNVSIDWLAYYFPLRRANAYLAAFGGLHSDYTSTTFGANGLEDFTGGSGSLTFNAASSPIYLIGGGAGLGLNFPAGPVDISLGYLADDHASPSAGDGLFNGQYGALAQVAFNLGSRAEFGVTYVNSYQEGGSSFFDFGGDGALAGTVGANSLGTSEANTFGLQGKFDITEKVSLAAYGLYSDVDLAAGGDEEIWSYGAGVSISDFGKEGNVLGLFAGAPPYVGGNAGGGDDTPLQIEGFYKYQLNDSISITPGVIWLSNPTEDDSVEDAIIGTVRTTFKF encoded by the coding sequence ATGACTACTTTCTGGAAATCTTTATCCATTGCTTCTGCAGCCCTCAGCGTAACCGTCGCTGGCGCAGCTCAAGCAGCTCCCAATAACGAAGTTCTTGATCAAATCAACAGCTACAGCCAAGAAGGCAGTAGTGATATTGCTCAAGTGAACAGCGTTTTCCAACTTCGCGACGTTGCTCCCTCTGACTGGGCTTTCGACGCACTCCGCAACCTCGTTGAAAAATATAACTGTATCGTTGGTTATCCCGATGGTACTTTCCGCGGCAACCGTCCCCTCAGCCGTTACGAATTTGCAGCAGGTCTTAACGCTTGTATGCAACAAATCGAGCGTCTCATCGTGGGTGGTGGTACTGATGTAGATGCAGCAGACATTACTCGCCTTCGTGCTCTTGTTCAAGAGTTTGAAGCTGAACTTGCAACTCTCGGTGCACGCGTTGACGACATCGAAGGTCGCGTTGAGTTCCTCGAAGACAATCAGTTCTCCACAACTACCAAGTTAAACGGTGAAGTTATCTTCGGTCTCAATGACAGTTTTGGTGATACAAACGCTCTTGACGGTAGCGACGACGATACAACGGAAACTATCTTTAACAACCGTGTTCGTTTGACCCTCGAAACTAGCTTCACAGGTAATGACACCCTTATTACTCGTTTGACTGCTGGTAATGCAACGACTCTCGCTCCTGCTGGAAGTGGTGTTGGTACCCAAACTTACGAAGGATTGTCTGACAACAATGTTTCTATTGACTGGTTGGCCTACTACTTCCCCCTCCGACGTGCAAATGCTTACTTAGCTGCGTTTGGTGGTCTCCACAGTGATTACACAAGCACAACTTTCGGCGCTAATGGTCTTGAAGACTTCACTGGTGGTAGTGGTTCTTTGACCTTTAATGCAGCATCTAGCCCTATCTACTTGATCGGTGGTGGTGCAGGTTTAGGTTTGAACTTCCCTGCAGGACCTGTTGACATCTCCCTTGGTTACCTTGCTGATGATCATGCTTCTCCTAGTGCAGGTGATGGCTTATTTAATGGTCAGTATGGTGCTCTTGCTCAGGTTGCCTTTAACCTAGGCTCTCGTGCTGAGTTTGGTGTGACTTATGTGAACAGCTACCAAGAAGGTGGTAGTTCTTTCTTTGATTTTGGTGGTGATGGTGCGCTTGCCGGTACTGTCGGAGCTAACAGCTTAGGAACTTCTGAAGCAAATACTTTTGGTCTTCAGGGTAAGTTCGATATTACGGAGAAAGTTTCTCTGGCGGCTTATGGTCTTTACTCCGATGTAGATCTCGCTGCTGGTGGTGACGAGGAAATTTGGAGCTATGGTGCTGGTGTTTCCATCTCTGACTTTGGTAAAGAAGGCAATGTTCTCGGCTTGTTTGCTGGTGCGCCTCCTTATGTAGGCGGCAACGCTGGCGGCGGTGATGATACTCCTCTTCAAATTGAAGGCTTTTACAAGTATCAACTTAACGACAGTATTTCTATTACTCCCGGCGTAATTTGGTTGAGCAATCCAACTGAAGACGATTCCGTAGAGGATGCGATTATCGGTACTGTTCGCACGACCTTCAAGTTCTAA
- the gatB gene encoding Asp-tRNA(Asn)/Glu-tRNA(Gln) amidotransferase subunit GatB, with protein MAAASSKTEYEAVIGLETHCQLNTASKIFCNCSTEFDSDPNSNVCPVCLGYPGVLPVLNKKVLESAVKMGLALKAKISPYSKFDRKQYFYPDLPKNYQISQFDLPIVEHGQLEIEIVDKPSDTPVKKTIGVTRLHMEEDAGKLVHAGSDRLSGSTYSKVDFNRTGIPLLEIVSEPDLRSGKEAAEYAQELRRLVRYLGVGNGNMQEGSLRCDVNISVRPVGQEKFGTKVEIKNMNSFSAIEKAINFEIKRQIKAVEAGEPIYQETRLWDEASQKTFSMRMKEGASDYRYFPEPDLPPMEVSKAQLEAIAAALPETPAQKRARYLSEYGLSSYDTRVLTDDRDVAEYFETAVAAGADPKQVTNWVTQDIAAHLNKNIDLTINDLPLTAASLAELVNLINDGTISGKIAKEILPELLEKGGSPKKIVESKGLTQISDTGELEAMIDELLTANPDKVEAFRAGKKKLQGFFVGQMMKKTSGRADPKLVNQLLAKKLNG; from the coding sequence ATGGCAGCTGCATCCAGCAAAACCGAGTATGAAGCGGTAATTGGCTTAGAAACCCATTGTCAGTTAAATACTGCAAGTAAGATTTTTTGTAATTGTTCCACCGAATTTGACAGTGACCCCAACAGTAATGTTTGTCCCGTCTGCCTAGGTTATCCGGGGGTTTTGCCTGTCCTCAACAAAAAGGTTTTAGAATCTGCCGTCAAAATGGGTTTGGCCTTAAAGGCGAAGATTAGCCCCTATAGCAAGTTTGACCGGAAACAATATTTTTATCCAGATCTCCCCAAAAACTATCAGATTTCCCAGTTTGATCTGCCGATTGTGGAGCATGGCCAACTAGAAATTGAAATTGTTGATAAACCCAGCGATACTCCGGTAAAGAAAACCATTGGGGTCACTCGCCTCCACATGGAAGAAGACGCGGGCAAATTGGTTCACGCAGGCAGCGATCGCCTATCGGGTTCTACCTATTCCAAAGTGGACTTTAACCGGACAGGTATTCCTTTGCTAGAAATTGTGTCCGAGCCAGATTTACGTTCCGGCAAAGAAGCCGCTGAATATGCCCAAGAATTGCGCCGTTTAGTCCGTTACCTAGGTGTCGGTAATGGCAACATGCAAGAAGGGTCTTTGCGTTGTGATGTCAATATTTCGGTGCGTCCCGTCGGCCAAGAGAAGTTTGGCACAAAGGTCGAGATCAAAAATATGAACTCCTTTAGCGCCATCGAAAAAGCCATTAACTTCGAGATTAAGCGACAAATCAAAGCCGTCGAAGCCGGCGAACCCATCTACCAAGAAACCCGTCTCTGGGATGAAGCCAGCCAAAAAACCTTTAGCATGCGCATGAAGGAAGGGGCGAGTGATTATCGCTATTTCCCCGAACCCGACCTACCGCCCATGGAAGTTTCTAAGGCGCAACTAGAGGCGATCGCCGCCGCCCTACCCGAAACCCCCGCCCAGAAGCGCGCCCGTTACCTCAGCGAATATGGACTATCCTCCTACGACACCCGCGTCCTCACCGATGACCGAGATGTCGCCGAATACTTTGAAACAGCCGTAGCTGCTGGCGCAGATCCTAAGCAAGTCACCAACTGGGTAACCCAAGACATTGCCGCTCACCTAAACAAAAACATTGATTTAACCATTAATGATTTACCCCTAACCGCAGCAAGTCTCGCGGAATTGGTAAACCTGATCAACGACGGTACCATTAGCGGCAAAATTGCGAAAGAAATCCTACCAGAATTGCTGGAAAAGGGTGGATCACCGAAAAAGATTGTTGAAAGTAAAGGGTTAACCCAGATTTCAGACACCGGCGAGCTCGAAGCAATGATCGACGAATTACTAACCGCGAACCCCGATAAGGTGGAAGCTTTCCGTGCCGGCAAGAAAAAGTTACAAGGCTTTTTTGTGGGTCAAATGATGAAAAAAACCAGTGGCCGTGCGGATCCCAAGCTCGTGAACCAACTCCTTGCCAAAAAATTAAATGGTTGA
- a CDS encoding NAD(P)-dependent oxidoreductase codes for MKISVFGAGLMGTPIADTLQQSGYKVTAYNRTPSKLETLKDSNIQTTTDISEAIAQSQYLLLTLSDAKAIESVLFTNSPSFTNKTIIQMGTIAPNESRDIAAKIQEQGGSYLEAPVLGSIPQAKTGTLLVMAGGDQETYKNCLPLLQKLGEEPRLIGEVGTAAALKLALNQLIASLTAGFSLSLGLIQKEGVDVESFMAILRESALYAPTFDKKLQRMGDRQFTNPNFPTKHLLKDTNLFLQAAEAAALNSEGLVGVRDIIAQAITKNLADQDYSAIYNIINPE; via the coding sequence GTGAAAATCAGTGTATTTGGGGCTGGGCTGATGGGAACACCGATCGCCGACACATTGCAGCAGTCGGGCTATAAAGTTACAGCTTACAATCGAACACCGAGTAAATTAGAAACACTCAAAGATAGTAATATTCAGACCACGACAGACATTAGTGAGGCGATCGCCCAATCACAATATTTATTACTAACTCTCAGTGATGCTAAAGCGATTGAATCAGTATTATTCACCAATTCCCCAAGTTTTACGAACAAAACCATTATTCAAATGGGGACAATTGCTCCCAATGAAAGTCGCGACATTGCTGCAAAAATTCAAGAGCAGGGCGGTTCTTATCTTGAAGCACCCGTATTAGGCAGTATCCCCCAAGCAAAAACTGGGACTCTGTTAGTGATGGCCGGGGGAGACCAAGAAACTTATAAAAATTGTTTGCCACTGCTACAAAAGTTGGGGGAAGAGCCTCGTCTGATTGGCGAAGTGGGCACAGCCGCGGCCTTAAAGCTGGCTTTAAATCAATTAATTGCAAGCTTGACTGCAGGCTTTTCGTTAAGCCTTGGTTTAATTCAAAAAGAAGGTGTCGATGTCGAAAGCTTTATGGCGATTTTGCGAGAAAGTGCGCTATATGCACCGACCTTTGATAAAAAATTGCAGCGTATGGGCGATCGCCAATTTACGAATCCGAACTTTCCCACAAAACACCTACTCAAAGACACAAATCTGTTTCTCCAAGCAGCAGAAGCCGCAGCGTTAAACAGTGAGGGTCTAGTCGGTGTGCGAGATATTATTGCCCAAGCCATTACCAAAAATCTTGCCGATCAAGATTACTCAGCTATTTACAACATTATCAATCCAGAGTAA
- a CDS encoding orange carotenoid protein N-terminal domain-containing protein, with product MSYTIDAARNIFPSTLTADVVPATSARFSQLSAEDQLALIWFAYLEMGKSITIAAPGAANMQFAESTLLQIKQSSFKDQSQIMCDLANRIDTPINRTYATWSPNIKLGFWYRLGEWMEQGFVAPIPSGYRLSANATAVLDTIRAAESGQQITILRNAVVDMGFDPNQIEGYQRVAEPVVVPTEIAEREKVTIDGVDNATIVQYMENLNANDFDTLIKLFAEDGALQPPFQRPIVGKENVLRFFREECQNLKLVPKQGVVEPTDEGYTQIKVTGTCQTPWFGANVGMNIAWRFLLNPEGKIFFVAVDLLASAKELLNLVRK from the coding sequence ATGTCTTACACCATTGATGCAGCACGCAATATTTTTCCTAGTACGCTCACTGCTGACGTTGTACCTGCCACCAGTGCTCGTTTCTCTCAGCTCAGCGCCGAGGATCAACTTGCGCTAATTTGGTTTGCTTACCTAGAGATGGGTAAATCGATCACCATTGCTGCTCCTGGTGCTGCAAATATGCAGTTTGCAGAGTCTACTTTGCTCCAAATTAAGCAGTCATCTTTTAAAGACCAGTCACAAATCATGTGTGACCTGGCGAATCGCATCGACACACCGATTAACCGAACCTACGCCACTTGGTCCCCTAACATTAAGCTCGGTTTTTGGTATCGCCTTGGTGAATGGATGGAACAGGGTTTCGTCGCGCCCATTCCTTCTGGTTATCGTCTGTCTGCTAATGCAACCGCTGTTCTCGACACAATTAGAGCCGCTGAATCTGGTCAACAAATTACCATTCTCCGTAATGCAGTCGTAGATATGGGCTTTGATCCGAACCAAATCGAAGGTTACCAGAGAGTAGCTGAGCCTGTCGTTGTTCCCACAGAGATTGCAGAGCGCGAGAAGGTCACAATTGACGGTGTTGATAACGCTACGATTGTCCAGTATATGGAAAATCTTAATGCGAATGATTTCGACACATTGATCAAGTTGTTCGCTGAAGATGGTGCGCTACAGCCTCCTTTTCAACGTCCTATTGTTGGTAAAGAGAATGTTCTTCGCTTTTTCCGTGAAGAGTGCCAAAACTTGAAGCTTGTGCCGAAGCAAGGTGTTGTAGAGCCGACGGATGAGGGTTATACCCAGATCAAGGTGACAGGCACTTGTCAGACTCCTTGGTTTGGTGCGAATGTTGGTATGAATATTGCATGGCGTTTTTTGCTCAACCCTGAAGGTAAGATTTTCTTTGTTGCAGTTGATCTTTTAGCTTCTGCGAAAGAGCTCCTTAATCTTGTCCGTAAGTAA
- a CDS encoding fatty acid desaturase, translating into MVTSRLDTNFTDAFIENLALGLAIALIFLWVTSLAWVLLVPVVWWQMPVWVVVRTFLHTGLFILAHDAMHENLVRRSPQLNHGLGRFTVGLYAGLSYHHCRQHHRKHHQHPAQIGDPDFHDGLHTHPIAWYCYFMRNYFLIKQFLIFLLGVIGVAIALNLWWDVPFERGFIFYLLPLLLSSIQLFIFGTYFPHGQGRMVTLPTSCPRSLQYLWSLVSCYHFGVYHHEHHQAPRQPWFLLPHLPLLNNIVIKA; encoded by the coding sequence ATGGTGACATCGCGGCTCGACACAAATTTCACTGATGCTTTCATTGAAAATCTCGCCCTTGGGTTGGCGATCGCCCTGATTTTTTTATGGGTTACGAGTTTAGCTTGGGTGCTACTGGTTCCTGTTGTGTGGTGGCAAATGCCTGTGTGGGTTGTTGTTCGTACTTTTTTACATACAGGTTTATTTATCCTTGCCCACGATGCGATGCATGAAAATCTAGTGCGGCGTAGTCCTCAACTCAATCATGGTCTGGGAAGATTCACGGTTGGTTTGTATGCGGGTTTGTCTTATCATCATTGCCGCCAGCATCATCGCAAACATCACCAACATCCGGCGCAAATCGGTGACCCTGATTTTCATGACGGGCTCCATACGCATCCGATAGCTTGGTACTGCTACTTTATGAGAAATTATTTTTTGATAAAGCAGTTTCTCATTTTTCTTTTGGGTGTTATCGGGGTGGCGATCGCCTTGAATTTATGGTGGGATGTACCCTTCGAGCGTGGCTTTATTTTTTACCTACTGCCATTGCTTCTAAGCTCGATCCAGCTGTTTATTTTTGGGACGTATTTCCCCCATGGTCAAGGGCGGATGGTCACGCTGCCGACCTCTTGTCCGCGATCACTGCAATATCTGTGGTCATTAGTGAGTTGCTATCATTTCGGCGTTTATCACCACGAACATCACCAAGCGCCTCGCCAACCGTGGTTTTTATTGCCCCATTTGCCACTTCTTAACAATATTGTAATAAAGGCTTGA
- a CDS encoding response regulator, translating into MTQPNVPPEIPIRDFNASKQTKLFHTLKKPRFTGCLTLTNPLAREWHFYLYLGRLVYASGGTHAVRCWRRNLTAHMPQIAGDRERLQKDLIEVNVKPSQLHWEYDLLRKWHDQGRVSREQVSQVVQAITTEMFFDVSQSTQVTYHFAQFNYGDNPLILLDVDQMILQAWKLLKQWNTLDISHLSPNCAPKIQNLELLKARSSASTFNLLTTLITGRATFWDLSIRMKRDVVQVARSIMPYIKLGFIDLETIDDLPAPAHITATKPRFTRAPEEETVIQADNPFTIAYIDPNNEQRDEIGRILEEANYRYLPVSDPFKAMSVLLAQKPDLIILELDLGSVSGLDMCAQLKKLSLFRQTPILIMTDSSGIFDRVKSRLMGATDFLVKPFQREELVVTIQKYLRVGV; encoded by the coding sequence ATGACTCAACCTAACGTACCGCCAGAAATTCCCATTCGTGACTTTAATGCATCAAAGCAAACGAAGTTATTTCATACTTTAAAAAAACCAAGATTTACAGGCTGTCTAACATTGACAAATCCCCTAGCACGGGAATGGCATTTTTATCTTTATCTTGGTCGTTTGGTCTATGCTTCCGGTGGAACCCATGCTGTCCGCTGCTGGCGTCGGAACCTAACGGCTCACATGCCTCAAATTGCTGGCGATCGTGAGCGTCTCCAGAAAGATTTGATTGAGGTTAATGTCAAACCTTCCCAATTACATTGGGAGTACGATTTGCTCCGTAAATGGCATGACCAAGGGCGAGTGTCGCGGGAGCAGGTGAGTCAAGTTGTCCAAGCTATTACGACTGAAATGTTCTTTGATGTTAGTCAGAGTACCCAGGTGACTTATCATTTTGCCCAGTTTAATTATGGTGATAATCCTTTGATTTTGCTGGATGTTGACCAGATGATTTTGCAGGCATGGAAACTTTTAAAGCAGTGGAATACTTTAGATATTTCCCATCTTTCTCCCAACTGTGCGCCTAAAATTCAAAATCTGGAACTCCTTAAGGCTCGTTCGTCGGCGAGTACGTTTAATTTGTTGACGACTTTGATTACGGGGCGGGCAACTTTTTGGGATTTGTCCATTCGGATGAAGCGTGATGTTGTCCAAGTAGCGCGCTCGATTATGCCCTATATCAAATTGGGTTTTATTGATTTAGAAACCATTGATGATTTGCCAGCTCCTGCTCATATTACTGCGACCAAGCCTAGGTTTACTCGGGCTCCAGAGGAAGAAACTGTTATTCAGGCCGATAATCCTTTTACGATCGCCTATATTGATCCTAATAATGAGCAGCGCGATGAAATCGGTCGCATTTTAGAGGAGGCCAACTATCGTTATTTGCCCGTTAGTGATCCGTTTAAGGCTATGTCTGTATTGCTTGCCCAAAAGCCAGATTTGATTATTTTAGAGCTTGATTTGGGGTCAGTTAGTGGTTTGGATATGTGTGCCCAACTGAAAAAGCTGTCGCTCTTTCGTCAAACACCGATTTTAATCATGACCGATAGTTCTGGTATTTTTGATCGTGTTAAAAGCCGTTTAATGGGGGCTACAGATTTTCTGGTTAAACCGTTTCAACGGGAAGAACTTGTGGTCACGATCCAGAAATATTTGCGGGTGGGTGTTTAG
- a CDS encoding 4a-hydroxytetrahydrobiopterin dehydratase, with the protein MALLNESEIQSNLATLPHWQREGDTIQKVYKFKNFIEAIAFVNKLVEPSETAGHHPDLSISYNKVTVNLTTHDAGGLTKKDFSLAETFEKL; encoded by the coding sequence ATGGCACTACTAAATGAATCCGAAATTCAAAGCAATTTAGCAACTCTTCCCCACTGGCAACGAGAAGGTGACACCATTCAAAAAGTTTATAAATTTAAGAACTTTATTGAGGCGATCGCCTTCGTAAATAAACTCGTTGAGCCATCCGAAACAGCAGGACATCACCCAGACCTCAGCATTTCCTACAACAAAGTAACCGTTAACCTAACGACCCACGATGCCGGTGGCCTGACGAAAAAAGATTTTAGCCTAGCAGAAACTTTTGAAAAACTCTAA